The window TCGAGATCTACAGCGACCTCGTCGACGGGTACTGGGCCGATCCTGACGAGTTCATACAGGACGGTGACCGCGTCGTCGTGCTCGGCCGCATGACGGGCGAGGGCCGGTCGAGCGGCCAGCGCTTCGAGGTTCCCTTTACGCACGTCTGGGGGCTGATCGACGGCGTCCCTTCACGCTTTCGCGCCTACTACGACTCCGCCCCGATCACGGCCGCCCTGGAGGGCGCCGCAAGCTGACGAATGGCCGCTCCCGCGGCGCGAGCAGAAGGCGTGGTCAAGCGCTTCGGGGCGACGGTAGCCCTTGCGGGTGTAGATCTCGAGGTGCCGGAGGGGACGGTATTCGGGCTGCTGGGCCCCAACGGGGCGGGCAAGACCACCCTCGTCCGGATCCTCGCCACGCTGCTCACCCCGGACGGCGGGCGGGCGGAGGTCCTCGGGCACAACGTCGTGCGGGAGCCGGCCATAGTCCGGGAGCTGCTCGGGTTGACAGGGCAGTTCGCCGCCGTCGACGAGATCCTGACCGGACGCGAGAACCTGGAGATGTTCGGGCGCCTCTTCGACCTCCCTCCGAAAGATGCGCGCCGCCGAGCGAGCGAGCTGCTCGAACGCTTCGACTTGGCCGATGCGGCCGACCGCCCGGCGCGCACGTACTCGGGCGGCATGCGCCGTCGCCTCGACCTCGCGTCGAGCCTGCTGACCCGTCCAAGGGTCTTGTTTCTGGACGAGCCGACCACGGGCCTCGATCCGCGCAGCCGCAACCAGATCTGGGCGATCGTGCGGGAGCTACGGCGCGAGGGGACGACGCTCCTGCTGACGACCCAATACCTCGAGGAGGCCGATGAGCTAGCCGACCGGATCGCCGTGATCGATCACGGGAGGGTCATCGCGGAGGGAACAGGCAACGAGCTCAAGGATCGCGTGGGGGGTCAGATCCTGGAGGTCGAGCTGTCCAGTGCGGCGCAGCGTGACCAAGCGCGGACGGTGCTTGCGCGGGTGGGTTGCGGCGAGCCCGAGCCGGACGAGCGCCCGGACCGGCTCACGCTTCCAGCGCCGCGAGACGGCCTCGAGCTGATCGAGGAGGCCGCGGCGGAGCTCCGGCGGGCGGAGATCGGCGTCAGCGACCTCGCGCTTCGCGGGCCCACGCTGGACGATGTCTTCCTCCAGCTCACGGGTGCGCCGCCGAGCGAGGACGGCAACCCGCGGCCACCGGTCGCCGTGGAGCCGGCCAGCGTCCCACGCGCGTCGACCCTGCAGCTGAAGCTCCCGACGCTGCAGACCGTTCGGTCCGGCCTCACCGACGCCGCCGTCGTCACCGGCCGCAACCTGCGCCATTTCATCCGCCAGCCCGAGCTGCTCATCTTCTCGACGATCCAGCCGGTCATGTTCGTGTTGTTGTTCGTCTACGTGTTCGGCGGGGCGGTCAGCCGCTCGCTCCCGCACGGAGTCGCGTACGTCGACTATCTGCTCCCGGGGATCTTTGTGCAGTCAGTGACCTTTCGGGCCTCGATGACCGCCGTTGGCCTCTCCGAGGATCTGAGGCGCGGGGTGATTGACCGGTTTCGTTCGATGCCGATGGCGCAGTCCGCTGTGCTGCTGGGCCGCACCCTCGCGGACCTGGTTCGCAATATCTTGATCGTGGGGCTGATGATCGTCGTCGGCTATTTGGTCGGCTTTCGCTTTCACGGGGGGGTTTCGGGGGCGCTCGCCTGTGTCGTCGTCGTCGCCGCGTTCGGCCTCGCGCTCAGCTGGATCTTCGCCTTCGTGGCCCTGACGGTCCGGGGTGCCGAGGCCGCGCAGTCGGCTGGTTTCGTGGTGATCTTCCCGCTGGTCTTCGCGAGCTCGGTGTTCGTCCCCATCTCGACCATGCCCAACTGGTTACAGGGCTTCGCCGAGGTCAGCCCCGTCACGGTCACCGCGGATGCCGCCCGGTCGTTTGCGCTGACCGGGGCGCCGGCTTCGCTCGGAGCCGCCGCGGCGTGGATCGTCGGCCTGCTGGCCATCTTCGTTCCGTTGAGCATGTGGCGCTATCGGCGGATGGACTAACCGCTTGGCGAGGATCGAGTCTCGGTCCAGTCCACAGCTGATCATGCTCCCCGTTGCTCACCAGACTTCGGCGCCATTGCGATCGAAGAAGCCCCCGGTCGGCCCATGAGGGGTGATCAGCGCGTAGCGGATAATCGCCTCGGCCCCTTGCTCGACCGTCTGCGTGCCTCGGTGCCGGTTGAAGTCGGTCGCGGTGAAACCCGGCTCGACAGAGTTGATCCGCATGTTCGGGAAGGCGGCGGCGTATCGGATGGTGAGCATGTTGAGCGCCGCTTTGGACGACGCGTACACGGGGTAGTTCGCCTCGCGCCAGGGACCGTCAGGGTCGGCAGCGAGGCCGAGAGAGCCGACGCCGCTCGAGACGTTGACGACGACGGGCGCCTCTGACTTCTCGAGCAGCGGGATGAATGCATGGAGGACGCGGACGGGTCCGAACACGTTCGTCTCATAGACAGTGCGCATGTCGTCAGCCGTGGCCTCGCTGGGGCTGATCCGCCCGCCGCTGATACCGGCGTTGTTCACAAGCACGTCCAATGCGCCAACGATCTCGACCGCAGCAGCAACCGAGGCGTCGTCGGTGACATCGAGTCGCACAAATCGCGCGCCCAGTTGATCAGCGGCCTGCTGTCCGCGGTCCGGGTGGCGCGCCCCGATCCACACCTGGTGGCCCGCGGCCATGAGCTGGCGAGCGGTCTCGAGTCCCAGTCCCTTGTTTGCCCCCGTGATGAGCGATGTAGTCATGAGTTCTCCCTCGCCCTCACAGACTCAGCACCAGGTCGCGGACGGCGGCCGGCTGGGACAGAAAGGGGTGGTGGCCGGCGTCGAGCTCGACGACACCCCCTGCCCGATCGGCGAATTCGCGTTGCCGTTTGGCGGGAGTCCCCCGGTCCTCGGCGCATACGAGGTACGTCGAGCCGACATGGTGCCAGGCTGCTGACTGCACGGGTTGCTCGAGGACCGCCAGGCTCTGACGGGCCGTCTTGTCCGCGGCCTGTCGCTGGATCTCCGAGTCGCAGTCTTGAAGGAACGTCTCGGCCAAGGCATCTGTCCGGACGGTGAACGTGCCGCCTTCGGGATCGATGTCGAGGAACGGAGTGGGCTCCTCGCCGCCGAACGAGGAGAGGCTCTGGCCGACTTCGGGCAGATAGCTGGACACGAGCAGCAGATGGCGCACGGCGTCGATGCCCGCTGCTGCCTCCGCGGCGACGATGCCGCCGTAGCTGTGGGCGACCACGATGGTCGGCTCACCGCTCGCCGTGAGCGATCCCCGGACCGCGGCGACGTCCTCGACGAGCCCCGGTCCCTGGGCGCTCGTCGGCTCATCCGTTTCGCCGCAGCTGGGCAGGGAGGGCGCCTCGCTGGCGATGCCGCGCTCGGCCAGCAGCTCAGCAGTCGGGTGCCACCACCACGACCCGTCCTTGACGCATGCCCCATGCACAAAAACGACTCTCATCACAGCCTCCTCGTCGAGTCCGAAGTTCCTGTCGAGCAGAGTAGACGTACCGCCTGTTACGTGAAAAGATGACCATGCATGGGAAGGCGCCCGCAACCGCAGATCAGGCAGCGGCTCCTCGACGCTTGCACCGACCACGCGCTCGAGCACGGGCTTCCCGACCGGCTCGGACCGCTGGCCGCCGCCGCCGGAACCTCGAACCGGATGCTGATCTACCATTTCGGCACCCGTGACGGCCTGCTCCGCGAGATCCTCGGGCAGGCCCGGCAGCGCCAGGTGGAGGCCTTCACCGAGCTCCTGCGCGTTCGACCCGAAGAGCCCTATGTGGCGACCTTAAGCCACGCGTGGTCCGCAATGACCGGGCCGCGCGGCAGACCCTACCTGCGCATGTTCAGCCGGCTGCACGACACCGCAGGCGAACCGCTCTGGCCGGGCTTCCGGCGCATCGCGACCACCGACTGGCTCGCGCCCCTCGAGCAAGGCATGCGCAGCCTCGGCCGGCCCGAGTTGGCCACCGTCGTGCTCGCCGTCATCCGCGGCCTGCTTATGGACCTCGACGCAACGGGCGATGCCGTGCGGACCGGCCAAGCGTTCCAAGACTTCTTGACGACGATCGAGAAAGCCTGACACCCGACAGCGCCAACGCAGAGGGGCGCGACAGCCTTCAGCCCGAGCTGTCGGGTCCGGCGCGCTCGAGGTCGATCCGGATCAGCACGCGGCGTTCGCGCTCCATCCGGGCTCGATAGTCGTCCCAGTCCGGGTCCTCGTCCGGGAAGCGCTTGTAGTAGTCGATCAGCGGATCCATGGCCTCGGGCAGGGAGACGACGCTTGCGCGCCCCTCGACGAACAGCCACTGCCCGAAGAAGCCATCGGTCACGACGCAGGCCTGAGCCCAGGGGTCGCGACGCAGGTTGCGGACCTTGTAGGCGGTCTCACGGCTAGAGACGATCGCCCGTCCCACGCCGTCCACGTTCACAAGGACTGGGCTCTGCTGGACGCCGCCACCCATCGTGCGGGTTGCCAGCACCGCGCGATGGTGTTCGCGCATGAACGCGCGCGCCTGATCGAGATCCACGGTCAGGACTCTAGCCTTCGAGGCAGGCTTTGCAGCACGCTCGCCGCCGATCCCTCGGCTCTCTGGAAAGGGCCGCGAACGTGGCCCAGCGCGAGTAGTAGGGTCGATCCGCATCCATCGCCAGGACGGCGCCGCCGAGAGGAGGACACATGGCCACAGCCACCCTGTTCAAGGAGATGCTCGAAGCTCATCCGTGGCCCGCTCAGGTCGACCGCGATGTGCTGGTTCGCTGCATCGATGAGTGCAGTTCATGTGAAGCGTTGTGCACCGCCTGTGCTGACGCCAGCCTCGCGGAGGAGGACGTCGTCAATATGCGCAAGTGCATCCGCCTCTGTCTGGACTGCGCCGACATCTGCGGCACCACCGGCCGCCTTCTCACGAGGCAGACCGAGTACGTCGCAGCGACCGCGAGGGCACAGGTGTCGTCGTGCCGTGAGCTTTGCGCCGCGTGCGCGGAGGAGTGCGGGCGGCATGCGCAGCATCACGACCATTGCCGCATCTGCGCCGAGGAATGCAGGCGCTGCGAGGACGCCTGCTCGGCGGTGCTCGAGGCAATCCCCTAGGCGTTCCCGCGGTCCGAGCCGCGGAAACTCCAGAGCGATGGATATCTCTTGTGCGACACCGACGACTCTCTACTCGCCCGAGCACGTGGCCATTGCTGAGGAGCTCGGCTACACGCGCGCCTGGTTTTACGACACGCCGCAGCAGAGCCCCGACGTATGGATGACGCTGGCGCTCGCCGCCGAGCGGACCGAGCGGATTGGCCTCGGCCCGGGGGTGTTGGTGCCGTCGCTTCGCCATCCGATGGTCAATGCCGCCGGGACCGCCGCCCTCGAGGCTCTCGCGCCGGGCCGGGTGGCGGTTGCGTTCGGGACCGGGTGGACCGGCCGTCGGGCGATGGGCGTGCCACGGCCAATCAAGTGGGCCTACATGGAGGCCTACATCAGGGCCTACCGAGGCCTCCTGCGCGGCGAGACCGTCGAATGGGAGGGCGCACGGATGCGGATGCTTCATCCCGACGGCCACGCTGTCCCCCATTCGATCGACGTGCCCGTGTTGATCGGAGCGCAGGGACCTAAGGGCCAGTCCGTAGCAAAGGAACTGGCCGACGGCCTCTTCACCGTGGCGATCGTCCCTGAGTTCGCCACCGAATTCTCCTGGGTCCCGCATCTATGTTTGGGAACAGTGCTCGATGAAGGAGAAGATCCGCGGTCGGAGCGCGTTCGCGCCGCGGCCGGACCAGGCGCGATCAACATGTATCACGGCGCCTACGAGCTCAACGCCAACCTGGCGGACCTGCCCGGCGGGAGGGAGTGGCTCGCGGCGATCGAAGAGGCGCCGGAGGGCGAGCGCCATCTCGCCGTCCACGACCAGCACATGGTCGGGCTGAACGCGGCCGACCAGGCAGCATGGGATGCCGGGGCCGACACGATGGTCGAGGCATTCAGCTTCACCGGCACGGCGGCGACGCTCCGCGCCAGGGCAGCCGAGCTCGCCGACAAAGGCGTCACAGAGATCGTCTATCAGCCGGCGGGGCCCGACATCCGCAGAGAACTGCGGACGTTCATCGAGGCAGTCGACGTCTGAGCCGCGTGAGTCCGGATCCCGTGCGCGCTTCGCCCTGCTTGTGCGCTGCGGGGTGCCGCTGGCGGTCCGCTTCGCACCGTTCGACGATTAGGCCGCCGAACTTGGCGGGTTTGCGAAACGCACCATCGGGGTAGTCACCATCGGTGTTGACGGCAGCGGCGCGGCGCGGGTCATTCGCCGCAACATTTGGCGTCGCCCTCGTCAGTTTGGCCCTGACGGTCGGTCCGGCCCGGGCTGCACCGCCCGCGCCGACGATGCCGCCGCCCACCTACATGACGGTCGCGAAGGACGTTCTCGTGCCGATGGACGACGGCGTACGCCTTGCCGCAACCGTGACCTTCCCGTCGCGCGATGGAAGCACCCCCGCTCCCGGGCGCTTCCCGGTCGTCCTGGAGATGACCCCGTATGGTCGGGAGGGCATCTGCGGCTGCATCCCGGGCTCCGACTTCGCGGCGCGCGGCATCGTCGGGGCGGTCGTCGACGTGCGCGGCACGGGTGGCAGCGAGGGCTCGCTCGAGGGCAACTACTTCTCGCCCCGCGAGCAACGCGATGGGGCCGAGCTGGTCCAGTACTTCGGCACCCGGGGCTACTCGACCGGCCGGGTCGGGATGGCCGGGGGCTCGTATCTGGGCATCACGCAGTACCTCGCCGCCGAGCGGCAGCCCTCGCACCTCAAGGTGATCACGCCAACCGTGGCGCTGTCTGATCTCTACCGCGAGGGCTACACGCACGACGGCATCCCGAACTTCTTCTTCGACGCGCAATATCTCGCCGTCCAGCAGCCAGGGAGCATCACGGGCACCAACACCGACCCTGGCCTCCTCGGCGAGACGGCCGGGGCGAAGATCCAGCAGGCGAGCGGCAGCGCCAACGTCCCGTTCGACTTCCTCGCCCGCCCCACTGACGGCCCCTTCTACCGCCAGCGCTCGCCGCTCTACCACGCGGACCGCATCCAGGTCCCCGCCCTGATCGTCGATGGCTGGCGCGACGGGTTCATCTTCGGCGGCAACGAGATGTACCGGGCGCTGTCGCGGCGTTCGGGAGTCGAGACCCGGCTCTACGTGGACCCCTGCACCCACAAGGGCTGCGGCCCGCCGTTCTATCCCGGATACAACCCCTCGAACTTGGAAGACGCCGAGGCGGTCGTGTTCGAGTTCCTGCGCAAGTACCTGAGGCCCGGAACGCAGGTGCCCTCGAGGCCGCGGGTGCGGGTGTACGTGCAGGGCCAAGGGCAGTGGATGAACCGCACCCAGTGGCCACCCCCGGACTCCGGGGTGCGGCGCCTCTACCTCTCCCCCGCCGGCATGAGCGAAGCGCGGCCGGCCACGACCAGCACCCGCAGCTACGTCACCAACCCGGCGGACGGGCTGAGCATGAGCTTTGACGAGTACGGCACGATCGCCGCTTCGCCCTACATCCCCCTTGATCAGCGGTTGGCCGAGGAGGCCGGGCTGACCTGGCGCACCAGCGCGCTCCGGACACCGCTCACGCTCACCGGAGAGAGCGCCCTGCACCTCGTCGCCGCCTCGTCGGCCAAGGACACTGACTGGTTCGCGAAGTTTTCCGACGTCGCCCCCGACGGCAGCGAGACGATCGTTACCGCGGGGTTCCTACGGGCATCCCACCGCCAACTCGACACGACCCGCACCACGCCAACGAGGCCCTGGCACACGAACACCGACCCTGCGCCGATCGAGCCCGGCCGTTACTACCCCTACGACCTCGCGATCTGGCCAACGGCCTACGAGTTCGCCAAGGGGCATCGCCTGCAACTCCGCCTGACGTCCTACGACTTTCCCACGCACCTGCCCGGGACGCTGAAGCTCGACCCAGGGGATCCGTCCTCGGCCTCGTTCGAGCCGCTCCCCCCGGCGACCAACACCGTCCGCCTGGGCGGCGCGAGCCCAAGCTACCTTCGCATCACCGCCCTCGACGGCTCCTGATCGCAGTCGACGCATAGGATCGCCGCAACGTGAGACTGCCACCACTGCTCCGTGAGCACCCCCGCTCCGTTCAGGTACTGCTCGCCGTCGTGCTTCCGGCTGTCTACGGGGCCCTGACCGGGTACTTCCTCGGCGTCTCGGAGGTCACCTACCTCGTCCTCTCAGTGCTCGGAATTCTCGGCGGTATCGGCGCCGGCTTCGACCACGTCGGACCCGCCGCTGGCGCCAAGCGCGGGCTCATCGCCGGCTCGATCTTCGGCGGATCCATCCTGATCGCGCACGAGATCCACGGTGCGGATGCGAAAGCCGACCTGCCCGACCCGGCGATTCTGCTGATCCTGCTTACCACCATCCTCGCGGTCGGGTTCGGGGCGCTGGGGGGCTGGCTCCGTGAGCGGGCGATGCGCCGGGTCGACTGATAGAGGCATACTCGAGTCATGCCTGCACCGCTGATCGAGTTCCCCGCTGACGACGCCGATCGCGCTCGCCGTTTCTGGCACGGTGTGCTGGACGCCGAGCTCGCGCCGAGGCCCACAGAAGCAGGCTCTGGGTGGGAGATCGACCAAGACGGCCTTCGCCTCGGGGTCCATAAGCGCGGGCCGGGTCCCGGCGACACCGCCTCCCTCCCCTACTTCACCGTCACCGACCTGGCGGCTGCAGTCGAGCGCGTCCTCGCGCTCGGCGGCGCGGTCATACATCCCGGCGAGCGGTACGCGGTCTGCCGGGACTCCGAGGGCAGCCCATTCGCGCTCGCCGCTGCGCCTCGGGATTCGCATCCTTGAACATGGCAGTCGACGTCTGGATGCAACACCCGACGCTGCGGTTCCTTCAACACGAGATGTTCGAATCGCTGCTGCGCTGGACCGGGCAGGAGGTCCCAGCCGAGGAACTGTCGATCGACCTCACGATCGCCGCGATGGATGCCGCTGGGATCTCGTTCGGCCTGCTCAGCGCATGGCAAGCCCCGGACGGTCCGTTGATTGCCAATGACGAGGTGGCCGACTGGATCGCGAAGCACCCGGATCGCTTCGCGGGCCTCGGGGCCGTGAACCTGGCCAAACCAATGGATGCCGTTCGAGAGCTGCGGCGTTGCGTCGAGGAGCTCGGATTCATCGGGTTGCGCGTCATTCCCTGGCTGTGGGAGGCGCCGCCCACAGATCGCCGCTACTACCCGCTTTATGCGGCCTGCGTCGAGCTCGAGGTGCCGTTCTGCACCCAGGTGGGCCACACCGGCCCGATGCGTCCATCAGAGACCGGCAGACCGATTCCCTATATCGACCAGGTGGCGCTCGACTTCCCGGAGCTGACGATCGTCTGCGGGCACATCGGCTATCCCTGGACCGAGGAGATGGTGGCGGTCGCCCGCAAGCACGAGAACGTTTTCATCGACACCTCGGCCTACACCGCGAAGCGCTATCCGCCGGAATTGGTGCGCTACATGACCAGCCGGAGCGGTAGGCGCAAGGTCATGTTCGGGAGCAACTATCCGATGATCGCGCCGGAAGCGGCACTGGCGGATCTCGCCGCGCTCCAGCTCGATGACGAGACGGGGGAACTCTTCTTGGCCGGCAACGCGCGCCGCGTGTTCGGTCTCGATGCGGCCGCCCATTAGACGAACCGGAGCGGTGGCAAGGACGCCGTCTTGCATGGAAGGCGACACGCTCAGCAGCGCGAGATACTGCGCGGGCGATGTCGCAGGAGAACGTGGAGGTGGTCAAGGAGTTCACCCGCCGCTTCGAGGGAGGGGATCGCGACGAGTGGCGCGAGTACTTCGATCCCAACGTGGTTTTTGACACGTCGGCGACTGAGATGCCCTTCGCGGGCGTCTACCGCGGCCACCAGGGGATCGAGCGGTTCTTCCGCGACTGGCTTGGGACCTGGAAGGACTACGAGATTGCGCACAGCGAGTACATCGCTGCGGGGGACGCGGTGGTCGTCGTGTTCCGCCAAAGCGGTACTGGCCGGGGCAGCGGGGTCCGGACCGAGCGGGACTTCTTTGGCGTCTACGAGCTGAGGGAATCGAAGGTCGTTCGGTACCACCTATACGAGTCGCGCCAGGAAGCCCTCGAAGCCGCCGGGCTACGTGAGTAGCGCTTAAGGAATCGGTGTATCGTCGGTGCACGGAGAGGGTCTCGGCGGAGGCCCGGCGGGGTCCGGGCAAACACAACCTCAAAGGAGGAGTCGAGATGGCTCTATCAGACCAGCTGGCCAAGCTGTCGACGCGCGCCAAGGAAGCCGAGGACCATGCGGCCGCCGCGCGTGACAAGGCCAAGGCCGACGTCGAAAAGGACCGGGAGCTGGCGCGCGGGACCGCCGATGCCCAGGCCGAGCACCTTCGCGAGGCTGCGAACGAGGGCAAGGGGCAAATCTCTGACTGGTGGAACAACGCGCAAAGCAATTGGAACCAGCATGTCGCAACGGTCCGCGACAACATCGAGAGCAAGAAGGCCGAGCTTGACTTGAATCGAGCCAAGAGGAACGCCGAGAACGCCGAAGGCGACGCCGCGTTTGCGATCGACTACGCGGCTGCGGCGATCGTCGAAGCCGAGTACGCGGTGCTCGACGCGGAGCTGGCGAGAAAGCAGGCTGACGAGGTGGCACAGAACGCCTGAGGGCTAGTCCGAGGCAGGCGACGAGCTGCCACCCGGACCCGCGAGAGCGCGAACCTCCTTGGTCAGCGAGAGGATCTGCCTGGAGAGGTCGAGCAGCTCCTTGTTCTGCTTGTCCTCCTCCTGGACCGTCCTCCACTGCTGGTCGGCGATCACCTGGCGCCTGGCGTCGGCGCGGTTCTGGGAAATCATCACGAAGGTCGAGAGGAAGATGGCCTCGAGCGAGACGATCATCGTCAGGAGACCGTACGGATAGTCCTCCACCCCGAAACCAATCCAGCAACCGAACCAGATGATGTGCAGATAGACGAACAGCATTGATCCCGAAAAAGCGGTGATCTTGTCCGCAACCCGGTTCTGTCCCGCCTCCGCGCGCGCCTTCTCCCGCTCCAGCAGGGCGGGATTGATTGGGGGCTCCAGCTTGGGCACGGGAACGAGGAAGCGGTGCAGCCGCTTACTGAGCTTGCCGTTGTGGGCCGGATCGGCAACTGTGTTTGATCGGTGATCGCTTGGCATCGGGACTCCTTCTCAGTGGGGCTCAGAGCCTATTCTCGGCCTCCCGCGCCCCGTCCGCGGAGGCCAGCTTGACTCGTCCGCGCCACACGCGTTAGCGTGGGGCCCGTGGGGGTTTTCGATTCTCCGCCCGGCGCCGGGCGACGGCCGGTCTGCATCGCGACGGCGATGCTGGCGCTCTCGGGTGTGGTGCTCCTTGCGGCGGCCATCGACCGCCCGGCGCTGGCGGCATTCCCGGGCGAGAACGGGCGCATCGCGTTCGACAGCGATCGGGACGGCGACTACGAGATCTTCCGGATGAACGCAGACGGCTCCCAGGAACGCCAGCTCACCAACAACGACGACACCGAATACGGCGCGGCGTTCGCCCCGAACGGAAAGCGAATCGCCTTCTACAGTCAGCGGGACGGGAACGGCGAGGTCTACCTCATGAGGGCGGACGGCACCCACGAGCACAACCTGAGTAAGAACGACGCCGACGATAACGAGCCGTTCTTCACGCCCTCCGGCAAGCGGATCGTCTTCCAGAGCGACCGAGGAGACGGCAGCGATGACGACATCTACTCGATGCGTCTCGATGGGACCCATGTCCGCCCGCTCACCAAGAACCCGGCGGATGACGCCGCTCCGACGGTGTCGAGCGACGGCAGGATCGCATGGGTCCGGGGCGAGGAGATCTGGATCATGCGCGCCGACGGGTCGCACGAGCACAGCATCAGCAACGTGGACGACAACTATCCGAACTTCTCGCCCAACGGCAAGCGAATCGTCTTCGAGCGTGTGCCCGACGGAAACGACATCGAGCTGTTCGTGATGCGGATCGATGGCACGCACAGGCGCCGGCTCACGAACAACGACGTCGCAGATTTCGCCCCAGTGTTCTCGCCGGACGGCGAGAAGATCGCTTGGGACGGTGGTCCGCTCAACAACGTTCGGGTGATGAGGACCGACCGCACGCACAAGCGCCGCCTGACCCTCTCGCCGTCTGTCGACGAGTACGCGGACTGGGCTCCCAGGCGATAGCGCCGCGACGTCGCGGAGCCCCACCCGCGGGGCCGCGTGTCTAGGGTCGCTCGAACGCGCCGATGTCCGGGTTGTGACGCTTGACGCCCCGCTGGTCCCGCTTCGGCGCGCCGCCCCCGGCGTGGTTGATCGCCTTGGAGCGGCGCTTCAGGGCGATCGTCTTGGTCGGCCCGCCGTTGCTCGCGAGCCGCGCGATCCGTGGATTGACGTTGGTGAAGTCGTTGGTCGCGGGTCCGAAGATCCCCGCGCACCCCGCAGTGTCCCCGATCAGGTTGTGCCCGGCCGAGGGGGTCACGGCTGAGTAGCAGTCCGGACCGAGTCCGGAGGTGGTCGAGTTCAACGCAACCACGGAATTGCGCATCGTGAACGGGGTGCCCTCCTCCTGGATCCCCCCGCCGTTGCCGGTTGCGGAGTTGCGCGCGATGGTGACTCCGTTCAATCTTGTCTCGACGCCGTCGGCGTCGATGCCGCCACCGTTTCCGCCTGCGCGATTCCTGGTGATCGTGTCGTTGACCAGGATCGCGGTGTCGTAGTTTTCGATCCCCCCACCGTCATTGTTCGCGGCGACGTTGCCGTTCAACGTCGAGGACCTGACGATCAACCTCCCCTCGGCGTTGTGGATACCTCCGCCCACATTGGCCGTGGCGCGGTTGTCGGCGATCGTCGACCTCGTGATCGTCGCCTTGCCGAAGTTGTAGATCCCTCCGCCTTGCACGCCCGCCGTGTTACCGCGGACGATCGACCGGCTGATCGTCAGGCGGTGGTACGCGTAGACGCCGCCCCCGTTACTGCCAGCGTGGTTGTCGACGATCCGGCTTCTGGAGATCGAAATCACCTCATTCTGCGTGGCGCCGGGCTCCCCCTCGATACCCCCGGCGTTCTGGGCCGGTTGGGTCGC of the Solirubrobacterales bacterium genome contains:
- a CDS encoding four-helix bundle copper-binding protein, with amino-acid sequence MATATLFKEMLEAHPWPAQVDRDVLVRCIDECSSCEALCTACADASLAEEDVVNMRKCIRLCLDCADICGTTGRLLTRQTEYVAATARAQVSSCRELCAACAEECGRHAQHHDHCRICAEECRRCEDACSAVLEAIP
- a CDS encoding ABC transporter permease; translation: MAAPAARAEGVVKRFGATVALAGVDLEVPEGTVFGLLGPNGAGKTTLVRILATLLTPDGGRAEVLGHNVVREPAIVRELLGLTGQFAAVDEILTGRENLEMFGRLFDLPPKDARRRASELLERFDLADAADRPARTYSGGMRRRLDLASSLLTRPRVLFLDEPTTGLDPRSRNQIWAIVRELRREGTTLLLTTQYLEEADELADRIAVIDHGRVIAEGTGNELKDRVGGQILEVELSSAAQRDQARTVLARVGCGEPEPDERPDRLTLPAPRDGLELIEEAAAELRRAEIGVSDLALRGPTLDDVFLQLTGAPPSEDGNPRPPVAVEPASVPRASTLQLKLPTLQTVRSGLTDAAVVTGRNLRHFIRQPELLIFSTIQPVMFVLLFVYVFGGAVSRSLPHGVAYVDYLLPGIFVQSVTFRASMTAVGLSEDLRRGVIDRFRSMPMAQSAVLLGRTLADLVRNILIVGLMIVVGYLVGFRFHGGVSGALACVVVVAAFGLALSWIFAFVALTVRGAEAAQSAGFVVIFPLVFASSVFVPISTMPNWLQGFAEVSPVTVTADAARSFALTGAPASLGAAAAWIVGLLAIFVPLSMWRYRRMD
- a CDS encoding TetR/AcrR family transcriptional regulator; its protein translation is MGRRPQPQIRQRLLDACTDHALEHGLPDRLGPLAAAAGTSNRMLIYHFGTRDGLLREILGQARQRQVEAFTELLRVRPEEPYVATLSHAWSAMTGPRGRPYLRMFSRLHDTAGEPLWPGFRRIATTDWLAPLEQGMRSLGRPELATVVLAVIRGLLMDLDATGDAVRTGQAFQDFLTTIEKA
- a CDS encoding nuclear transport factor 2 family protein; the protein is MDDAFVETFRRIYTSIQRGDPDELTRSLTHDIEWTLPESVPWGGVHHGPLGVKAMVEIYSDLVDGYWADPDEFIQDGDRVVVLGRMTGEGRSSGQRFEVPFTHVWGLIDGVPSRFRAYYDSAPITAALEGAAS
- a CDS encoding LLM class flavin-dependent oxidoreductase, yielding MDISCATPTTLYSPEHVAIAEELGYTRAWFYDTPQQSPDVWMTLALAAERTERIGLGPGVLVPSLRHPMVNAAGTAALEALAPGRVAVAFGTGWTGRRAMGVPRPIKWAYMEAYIRAYRGLLRGETVEWEGARMRMLHPDGHAVPHSIDVPVLIGAQGPKGQSVAKELADGLFTVAIVPEFATEFSWVPHLCLGTVLDEGEDPRSERVRAAAGPGAINMYHGAYELNANLADLPGGREWLAAIEEAPEGERHLAVHDQHMVGLNAADQAAWDAGADTMVEAFSFTGTAATLRARAAELADKGVTEIVYQPAGPDIRRELRTFIEAVDV
- a CDS encoding SDR family NAD(P)-dependent oxidoreductase; translated protein: MTTSLITGANKGLGLETARQLMAAGHQVWIGARHPDRGQQAADQLGARFVRLDVTDDASVAAAVEIVGALDVLVNNAGISGGRISPSEATADDMRTVYETNVFGPVRVLHAFIPLLEKSEAPVVVNVSSGVGSLGLAADPDGPWREANYPVYASSKAALNMLTIRYAAAFPNMRINSVEPGFTATDFNRHRGTQTVEQGAEAIIRYALITPHGPTGGFFDRNGAEVW
- a CDS encoding TIGR03618 family F420-dependent PPOX class oxidoreductase, translating into MDLDQARAFMREHHRAVLATRTMGGGVQQSPVLVNVDGVGRAIVSSRETAYKVRNLRRDPWAQACVVTDGFFGQWLFVEGRASVVSLPEAMDPLIDYYKRFPDEDPDWDDYRARMERERRVLIRIDLERAGPDSSG
- a CDS encoding alpha/beta hydrolase — its product is MRVVFVHGACVKDGSWWWHPTAELLAERGIASEAPSLPSCGETDEPTSAQGPGLVEDVAAVRGSLTASGEPTIVVAHSYGGIVAAEAAAGIDAVRHLLLVSSYLPEVGQSLSSFGGEEPTPFLDIDPEGGTFTVRTDALAETFLQDCDSEIQRQAADKTARQSLAVLEQPVQSAAWHHVGSTYLVCAEDRGTPAKRQREFADRAGGVVELDAGHHPFLSQPAAVRDLVLSL